Within Vallitalea okinawensis, the genomic segment TCCATAGAAAAACTGCGAAATCTTATTCCACAGGATAAAACGCATCATCTTAACCTGCATATGGAGCAAATCATAATTGGTACGGAGCCATGGGTATACTCCTCAAAGCAGAAACAGCTGGTCAAAAACATCCGGAATGCTATCACTCAATCACAATTGATTACAATTATATATAGAAACTATGCAAACGAAACAAGTAAAAGGCAGATAGAACCAATGTCATTAATCTTTAAAGGTTATACATGGTACCTTTTTGGCTATTGTCACTTAAAAACAGAATTCAGGGTATTCAGGATTTCACGCATTATTGACTTGCAGATTGAAGATGTACTATTTAAGCGTAGAGAAAAGTCATATCAAGAAATTGAAGAAGCATCAAAGAAGCAGGTCTCTTTGACCAGCATTACATTAAAATTCGTACCTCAGGTGAGGACTCGAGTTGAAGATATTTTTGACAAAGAAAATATTGAAATTCTAAACACAGGTGAACTGATTGTGACTGCACAATTTCCAGAGAAGGAATGGTATTACTCATTGATCTTCAGTTTTGGCGAACACGTTGAAGTGTTAGGTCCTGAAAGGGTACGCCGAGCTGTTGCATCTAGAATAAAATCGATGCATGAAAAATATCAATAAAACTATATTTTCAAACCTGACATATTGGTGTCACACCACTATACTATAATGCTGATTGTAACCGTTTTTTTATTGCAGTTAGTATAGGAGGTAATATAATGATTAATAAAACTGTTTTTCCCGAGCCTACCCTTATTTCAGTCAACGGTGTAGAACTCGAAGTTTTTGAAGCAGGCCGACAAAATGTTGGAAAACCTATTGTACTTTGTCACGGTTGGCCAGAACATGCTTTTTCTTGGCGCTATCAGGTGCCCGTACTTGTCGAAGCAGGCTACCATGTCATCGTCCCAAACCAACGGGGTTATGGCAACTCATCCAGTCCGACTGATGTAACCGAATATGACATTGAACACTTGTCGGGTGATCTCATCGCACTTCTCGATCACTTCGGATACGAAGATGCTATCTTTGTCGGTCATGATTGGGGTGCATTTGTCGTTTGGGGACTGACCTTATTGCATCCAAACCGTGTAAATAAAGTGATAAACCTGAGCTTACCTTACCAAGAGCGAGGAGAAAGACCCTGGATCGAGTTCATGGAAGAAATATTAGGCGGCGACTACTATTTTGTCCACTTCAATCGACAGACAGGCGTCGCAGACGCTGTATTCAAAGAAAATACATCCCAGTTTCTTCGCAACTTGTACCGAAAGAATGAGCCATTAAGAGAGCCTCAGCCGGGTATGGCGTTGATCAATCTCGCCAGAGAAGAAACACCTTTCGGTGAACCCATAATGAGTGACAGCGAACTGGCCGTTTTTGTTTCTGCTTTCGAATCATCAGGGTTCACCGGGAGTATAAATTGGTATAGAAACCTTGATCGCAACTGGCACTTATTGGCGGACGTGAACCCTATCATCCAACAACCCACACTGATGATCTATGGTGCCCGGGATGGGATCCCGAAATCTGAAAAATTAACAGAGTTCGTGCCCAATGTTGAAGTGGTAAATCTAGATTGTGGTCATTGGATCCAGCAAGAAAAGCCAGTAGAAACAAACCAAGCCATTTTAAAATGGTTGAAACAATGGGAGATGTAATTTTTTCAACAACCGAGAAAAGTTTAACTATTGGCTAGAAGAACATCAAGATGAGGCTAGCGAAATTTGGTTGGGCTATTTCAGGATAATTATTGGGCATACAAGCTTACTTGGTCTACATCATTTGATGCCGCTCTTTGTTTTGGGTGGATATTTATACTTCCTTTTGATTTGGTGTTTTTCTCCTAAAACAAAAGAGATAGGTATCTGATTTTAAATCAAATCCTATCTCTTTTGCTCTCTCTCATATAGTCCTTTGAATCAGAGGTACTGATTATTCACCAAACATCAAAAAAATACATCTATTTTTGTTTACGTAATATCTTTTCCATTGATTTTCCTCTTGCCAACTCATCAATAAGTTTATCTAGAAATCGAATTTTTTGTATGATTGGATCTTCAACATCTTCCACTCTTACGCCACAAACAACACCTCTAATTAGAGAACTAAGAGGGTTGAAGTTGATAGCCTCCTCAATGAAAGTCTCTAAATCCGTTTGCATTTCTATATGCGCTTCTATTTCCTTTTGACTATAACCTGTCAGCCAACGCATGATCTCATCAACTTCAGATTTTGTTCTACCTTTTCTCTCTGCCTTATTTACATATAATGGATAAATTTTTGCAAAGCTCATTTTGTGTATTTTCTCTTTTAACATCCTGATATTACCTCCATTCATAACTATCTAGTTACATATAGATACTAATATTATATCACACAGTTAAATTTAGTAATATTTCTTTAGAGCATAAAAAGTTCTGAGAAGCTTTCGCTTAGAACTTGAAATTAGATACTATTATTATTTATAATGTTAGGTTTAGTTTCACAACAGTCTCCACATGAGTGGTATGGGGAAACATATCAACAGGTTGTACTTGATCAACCTCAAATCCATGTTCAACAAGATATTTCAAGTCTCTTGCTAAGGTTGCTGGGTCACAGGAGACATAGACAATACGCTTTGGTGCCATTTCCACTAAGGTGTTCAGCAGTTTTCCATCGCATCCTTTACGTGGTGGATCTACAACGATGACGTCTGCCTTAATACCTTCAACATACTTTTCTGGTATGATGACTTCTGCCTTTCCAACAAAAAATTCTGCATTAGTAATGCCATTTATGTCTGCATTATTCCTTGCATCTTTAATAGCTGGTTCTACTATTTCCACGCCATATACCTGCTTAGCTTTTTGTGCTAAGAAGAGGGAAATGGTACCTATCCCGCAATAAGCATCCCATACAACTTCTTCTCCAGTTAATCCGGCATACTCCAAAGCTCTATTATAAAGTACTTCTGTCTGAATAGGGTTTACTTGAAAAAAAGATAAGGGTGATATTTCAAATTTAAGATCACCAATATAATCTACTATTTTCTCTTTGCCCCAAAGCATCTTAATCTCTTTACCCAAAATCACATTTGTCTTCTCTTGGTTATAATTAAGACAGATACCAGCTACACCCTCAATAGCCTTTAATGCTTCAATGAGTGTTACAGTATTAGGCAGACTTCTTCCATTAATAACGATACAAGCCATGATTTCACCTGTATGATGGGATGTGCGTGTAACGATATGGCGGATGAGACCTCTATGCTTAACTTCATCATAGACTGATATATCAAATGCTTTGATAAACCCTTTAATAACCCTAATAATCTCTTTATTAATTGGGTGACCAATTTCACATTCATCTGTATTGATAATATCGTGGCTTCTCCTAGCATAAAAGCCAATATTTAAATCCTCTGTTTTGCCAACAGGAAATTGAGCCTTATTACGATAGTGGTAAGGTTCATCCATACCAAGAGTAGGTAAAACCTTTATATCTTTTAGTCCCCCTATCCGCTCCATGATATCTTGTACTTTCTTCGTCTTATATTGTAGTTGTCCTTCATAAGATAGATGTTGCAGCTGACAACCTCCACATCTTTTTGCAATAGCACAGCTTGGCTCTTTACGATGTTCTGAAGATCGAATAATCTTTAATAACTTACCATATCCAAAGTTTTTCTTTACTTTTACTGCACGCACTTCTACTTCTTCACCTGGCAAAGCACCTTCAACAAAAAGGGTATATCCTTTTACCTTACCAATTCCCTCGCCATTTACACCTATATCTTCAACCTGCATTACATAATGTTTATTCTTTTCAACAGGTATATTTCTATCTTTCTTCATATCTTCTCAGTCCTTCACATACAATCATAAATATATTGTAACCTTTTAACATTATAAGTACTAGTCTTATTTTGTGTCAAGTGGTCAAGAGGTGGTCTAATGTTATTATCCAAATTCGCAAGCTTTCTGGGGCAGAACTGGTTTCTATTAATCCTTCCTCTCATGTTGGTCATCTATTCAATCATCTTGTTCCGCATTAAAATCATTACAGATATTTTGATTAAAAAAATACGTGGTCTATACTATTCAATCTGTATGTTTATACTTGTATTTATCCCCAGCTTATCTCATGTATCTTTTACTAACAATTATCTTGATGATCAGATAGCTGGGGATATCTTTATGATCATTTTATTTTTTATTATTGTTCTCATTGTTGACTATTGTATCATTGATCCAAGAAGAATTAAGTTACTAGGTAAAGGTGGACTTGAGTTCAGCGAAGATAAGTTACAAGACCAAGTCCTTATCGATACTTTTAAACGTCAAGATGATATCACATTGAGTAAAATTGCATCTCTTTATTACATATTGAAAGATCAGGTAACTGTGATTAACCAACAAGAGACTGAGATTCAGAATATGATATTGGGTTATGACGAATGGGATTATGAAGAGGTTCTAAAATCCCAAGTAGAAGAGTTTTGTAACCTACAACAGCAAGAGATATCATTTAAATTAATAAAAAGAGATTGCTTAGAACGTGTTTGCAATACTTATAAGCTCAGTGATGATGAGATAAAAGAACTTAAAAAAAGAATAAATGGTAAAAAACCTTGTTTAAATAAATCCTTCAAACGCCTTATCATCCCTTATAACAGTATCTTTAATGAAGAGTATATCTTAATATTCGAGACTCAAAATGACATCTTTAGTAGCTTAGATTCATATATTATAGTAACAGTACTTAGTGAATTTGAAGTTAAACTGTGGAATCTTGTTATTGCAATATTAAATAGAAAGGGGAGTTCCAATTGAAATTATCATTAGCAGAAATAGAAAATTTAAAAGAACTTTATGACGAAAATGGCTTCCCATTTGAAAAAATTAATTTCACAAAAGAAAAGTCATTACTGGATGAAAAATATGAAGAGGTACTCGCTAAACGATCTATGGCTAATATAAAAACAGCTCGTAAATAACTGATGATATTCAAAAAAGGCTTATTTTATTTTGAAATAAGCCTTTTGTTATATTCATTATTGGATTTGCTATTAGATTACTGGTATATCAATCTCAATTTCTTTACCAAGGTCTGATGATTTAGATATACCATCAATGATGGCTTGATTATACAGTATTTGACTTGTTGGTACTGGAGCTTGAGTTTCGTCTATAATGGCATCTAAGAAAGATCTTATTTTCAGGTCAAATAAATCTTCTTCTGTCTTTAAAATAGGTATTTTAGTTTCTGTTTGCTCTCCTGCAACATCATGATATAAGGTCATAGCACCACCAACGGATCCGTTCCAACATTCAGTTGATGGAATACGAAGTGCTCCTTTTTTACCAAATAGAATCGTATCACCTGTTGTATCTGGATGCATTGCCCATGCTATTCTAAAATCTAAAACAATGCCACCTTCTAAGCGTACAAATGCAGCTGCAAAATCATCTACTCCAAAGATATCTGCATACTCCGGTTTATTTGAATATTCTTTGCTTTTGCCAAAGAAATCAGATTTATAGCCCGTTACAGTTAATGGCTTTGGATAACCAATTGCATTCAATACCATATCAAGGGAATAACATCCAATGTCTCCAAGTGCTCCAAGCCCCGCAGTTTCTTTTTCTATAAATGAAGTTCCAAAAGGAGTTGGTATACCTCTTCTTCTTCCTCCACCAGTTTGAATATAATATATTTCTCCAAGTTCTCCTGAATCAACGATCTTCTTGATCATTTTCATATTCTCATCAAGACGTGGCTGGAATCCGATAGAAAGTACTTTGCCACTTTCTTTCTCTACTTTCATTATTTCAATTGCCTCATCCAGTGTTACACACATTGGTTTTTCAAGTAAAACATGAACACCTTTCTTAAGAGCGTCAATTGTACACTCTGCATGAGTTGCATTATATGTACATACACTAACTGCGTCTAACTCTTCATTCTCTAGCATTTCTTTATGACTATGATAGCAATTTACCCCTTCAAGGTTATTATCTTCAAAGAACTTTTTTGCTTTTCCATCTACTAAATCTGCACCAGCTACTACTTCAACATCTGGCATATTCTTATATGCGATTAAATGGTATTCTGCAATCCACCCTGTGCCGATTATACCTACTTTTAATTTTTTATTGATGTCTCTTTCCTTCATGTTAGAATTAGATTCTTTAAACTTATTTAATAAATCATTACTCGCCATTATAATACCTCCATAATTACAGTCTTAATCCTTTTAGATATTGAATGCTTAGTTCAACAGATTCAAGAGGACTTTGACCTGTTGCTGGTCTATCTTGTTCTACTATTACCCACTTGGCACCAGCTTGCTTACTAGCTTCAATAATCTGCTTGAAATCTTGAAACCCATACCCTACAGGACGAAATGCAAATTCCTCTTTACTCTGCTGTGCATTCTTATCTATTCCTATTAATTCATATAAATTTTCTTTTTTGGCTCTACCCTTCATAACAAAATCTTTTAAGTGTACAACAGGTGCTCTATCTTTATATTTCATTATATATTCTGATGGATCTAGACCTGCAACATTAACCCAGCATGTATCAATTTCTGCTTGTAGTAAGTCTGCAGAGATAGTTTTATAAATTGTATCCAGATAATACTCTCCGTCAACTACATCAAACTCAAAATCATGATTATGATAGAGCATTGTCAAACCGTATTCTTTGGCTTTTTCACAAGCAAAAGCAATATTTTTAAGGGTATGATCAAAATTACCAGCATGTGGTCTATCCTCTTCTGGTAAATAAGGAATTGCTATATACTCTAACCCTATATCTTTATATGTCTTTAAGACTTTGTCCGGGTCTTTTAGTAATTCCGCTAAAGGGACGTGAGCTGATACTGCTTTTAATGAAAGATCCTTAAGAATTTCTTTAACTTCTTTTCCTTCCTTCCCAAACAGACCAGCAAACTCAACACCTTCATAGCCTAATTCTTTAACCTTTTCTAGTGTACCTTTAAAATCTTTTTCCATCTCATCTCTTAAAGTGTATAGTTGTACTCCTATTGATAAACTCATATTTTTTCCCCCTTACCATAATCCTATATTGTTGATTGTATTATAAGACACTATATGCTATAATACAAGTCAAAACAGGGTATTTATCAGACATATATTGTTCAGAATAGAGGAAGATGTTATGGTTGCTTTTTATGAAAACAAAGATAAGGATTTATTTATACACTATGGAAATAGTTTAGACTTTGCACCACATCTTCATAACCATATTGAGCTCATCTATATGCTTGAAGGTGAAACTGTTACCAATGTTGATGGTAATAAAGCTTTACTGAAAAAAGGTGAGATCTTTGTCTCTTTTCCTAACCAGGTCCATCAATATTCAAGTAAAGGTCCAGAAAAATATCTAATTTTCATCTTTTCACCTGATCTATTTAAAGAAATGAAACATATTTTTCAGAATTACATTCCTGATAATCAAGTCATTAAAAATGCATACAAATATCCTTGCTTATATTCTTTTTTATCTTCCGCAGCTGAGGTATATGAGTCAAATCATGAATTCAAAGACTTACAAATAAAAGGATATTTACTAGTATTTTTTGCAGAACTCTTAAAAATAATGAAACTCAAATCCATTAAAACATCTAATTTATCAATGCTTCAAAATATTTTAGTTTACTGTTCTGAAAATTATGCAAAAGATTTATCTTTAGATACTATTTCAGAGTCTTTACATGTAAGTAAGTATTATGTATCACATTTATTAAAGAAAAAAATAAATATAGGGTTTAGTGATTATATTAATGCACTTCGAATATCAGAAGCATGCGGACATTTATTGTCTGAAGACAAATCGATTACTGAAATAGCATATCTGGTTGGATTTAACACTATACGGACATTTAATAGAGCATTTATTAAACAAACAGAGCTGACACCTACTGATTTTAGAAAAAAGAATTTATATGGAATAAAGATTCAAAATAAAGAGTTCTAATTTAAACTTACAGAAAAGATTATACGCCCCTTATAATTAGTTAATTATAAGGGGCGCGTTTTAAACAACCATTTTTTATGAGCCTTCCATCATACATCTACATTGAATCTTTCGTCTTAATCTTTCTTCAGGTGATATATTTATTGATGGTGATGTAAATTTTCTTGTAGCATAAAATGAGAGACCGTGTTCTGGTTCTGGCTCTTCTTGTAACAGCATTGACTCTTCTTGAGAATCACTAGGAGGTTTTTCATATAACTCGGGATTATAATGACGACGATTCCATCTCTTAGGACGCTTTCTTCTTCCCATACACTTAGCTCCTTTAACATGAAAAAGTTAGCTTGACCAACTCTTCACTTCATTTCTACTCTATTATATGCTTTAAAAAATTTAAGCGGAACAAAAGTAATACAGTGCAAAAGTGGCTAACGCCACGTTTAAACTGGAGATAGGAAAGTATAATTCCTTGCGAGCAAAACGCAGTACTTTCTTATACCATGAAAAAAGAACCATAGCTCTCGGCTATAGTTCCTAATTGATAGATTAATTCATTTGTTATATATTTGTTCGTCGTATGTTTCTTTGCAGCATACGGTGATAATTTGTCCACATACCTTCAGTTGTATCTTCCATGATGGTTTCTTCGAAACACTTCACTTTGGCATCCATATTATCAGCACAATGGATAATCATAGCCTCAATCGTTTGAGGTACCTTAGGCGAACCGTACTCCAACTCCCCATGATGAGAAAGGACCATATGTTTAATCAATGTTGCTATCTCTTTAGGGAAATCCTTGATTTCACTCATTTTTTCAATAATGTATTCAAGACCAATAATAATATGACCAGTTAGTTGACCTTCATCGGTGTACTCATTAAGTGGTAATGGTGATAATTCATGAACCTTTCCTATATCGTGTAACATTGCCCCGGCAATAAGAAGATCTCTCTCAACAAAATAATATCTTCCAGATAAAAATTCACAGATCTCAACTACAGATAAGGTATGCTCTAATAACCCACCCATATAACCATGGTGTATATTCTTTGCTGCACTATGAAACTTGAATTTCTTAATAAAAGCTTCATCATCAATGAATATGCCCACTAATAAATTCTTAATGAACTTGTTTTTTACACTATGGACATATTTTTTTAGACTTTCATACATTTCATCAATATCTTTATTACTAACTGGGATATAATCTTTAGGATCATATTCTCCTTCTGTACTACGACGTATTTTCTTTACGTTGAGTTGGTAATCATTTTGGAATGTCACTACCATAGCATCTATTTTAATATAATCGTGTGTATCAAAATCGTGTATTTGATCGCTTAAATCCCATACCTTAGCATCAACTGTTCCCGTTTTATCCTGCAATACTAACGAATAATAGGATTTACCGCC encodes:
- a CDS encoding helix-turn-helix transcriptional regulator — its product is MCQTYVKEKNMKIDRMLTIIVILLNRSRISAKELAEKFGVSVRTVYRDIEAINMAGIPIISYPGNNGGFGIMENYKLNHQLLTLNNLCSIISALKGINSTLEDVELESSIEKLRNLIPQDKTHHLNLHMEQIIIGTEPWVYSSKQKQLVKNIRNAITQSQLITIIYRNYANETSKRQIEPMSLIFKGYTWYLFGYCHLKTEFRVFRISRIIDLQIEDVLFKRREKSYQEIEEASKKQVSLTSITLKFVPQVRTRVEDIFDKENIEILNTGELIVTAQFPEKEWYYSLIFSFGEHVEVLGPERVRRAVASRIKSMHEKYQ
- a CDS encoding 3'-5' exoribonuclease YhaM family protein; its protein translation is MQYIADFKEGDRVVEHFLCKQKSVLKTRGGKSYYSLVLQDKTGTVDAKVWDLSDQIHDFDTHDYIKIDAMVVTFQNDYQLNVKKIRRSTEGEYDPKDYIPVSNKDIDEMYESLKKYVHSVKNKFIKNLLVGIFIDDEAFIKKFKFHSAAKNIHHGYMGGLLEHTLSVVEICEFLSGRYYFVERDLLIAGAMLHDIGKVHELSPLPLNEYTDEGQLTGHIIIGLEYIIEKMSEIKDFPKEIATLIKHMVLSHHGELEYGSPKVPQTIEAMIIHCADNMDAKVKCFEETIMEDTTEGMWTNYHRMLQRNIRRTNI
- a CDS encoding Gfo/Idh/MocA family protein, whose protein sequence is MASNDLLNKFKESNSNMKERDINKKLKVGIIGTGWIAEYHLIAYKNMPDVEVVAGADLVDGKAKKFFEDNNLEGVNCYHSHKEMLENEELDAVSVCTYNATHAECTIDALKKGVHVLLEKPMCVTLDEAIEIMKVEKESGKVLSIGFQPRLDENMKMIKKIVDSGELGEIYYIQTGGGRRRGIPTPFGTSFIEKETAGLGALGDIGCYSLDMVLNAIGYPKPLTVTGYKSDFFGKSKEYSNKPEYADIFGVDDFAAAFVRLEGGIVLDFRIAWAMHPDTTGDTILFGKKGALRIPSTECWNGSVGGAMTLYHDVAGEQTETKIPILKTEEDLFDLKIRSFLDAIIDETQAPVPTSQILYNQAIIDGISKSSDLGKEIEIDIPVI
- a CDS encoding helix-turn-helix domain-containing protein produces the protein MVAFYENKDKDLFIHYGNSLDFAPHLHNHIELIYMLEGETVTNVDGNKALLKKGEIFVSFPNQVHQYSSKGPEKYLIFIFSPDLFKEMKHIFQNYIPDNQVIKNAYKYPCLYSFLSSAAEVYESNHEFKDLQIKGYLLVFFAELLKIMKLKSIKTSNLSMLQNILVYCSENYAKDLSLDTISESLHVSKYYVSHLLKKKINIGFSDYINALRISEACGHLLSEDKSITEIAYLVGFNTIRTFNRAFIKQTELTPTDFRKKNLYGIKIQNKEF
- a CDS encoding sugar phosphate isomerase/epimerase family protein, producing MSLSIGVQLYTLRDEMEKDFKGTLEKVKELGYEGVEFAGLFGKEGKEVKEILKDLSLKAVSAHVPLAELLKDPDKVLKTYKDIGLEYIAIPYLPEEDRPHAGNFDHTLKNIAFACEKAKEYGLTMLYHNHDFEFDVVDGEYYLDTIYKTISADLLQAEIDTCWVNVAGLDPSEYIMKYKDRAPVVHLKDFVMKGRAKKENLYELIGIDKNAQQSKEEFAFRPVGYGFQDFKQIIEASKQAGAKWVIVEQDRPATGQSPLESVELSIQYLKGLRL
- a CDS encoding alpha/beta fold hydrolase, with translation MINKTVFPEPTLISVNGVELEVFEAGRQNVGKPIVLCHGWPEHAFSWRYQVPVLVEAGYHVIVPNQRGYGNSSSPTDVTEYDIEHLSGDLIALLDHFGYEDAIFVGHDWGAFVVWGLTLLHPNRVNKVINLSLPYQERGERPWIEFMEEILGGDYYFVHFNRQTGVADAVFKENTSQFLRNLYRKNEPLREPQPGMALINLAREETPFGEPIMSDSELAVFVSAFESSGFTGSINWYRNLDRNWHLLADVNPIIQQPTLMIYGARDGIPKSEKLTEFVPNVEVVNLDCGHWIQQEKPVETNQAILKWLKQWEM
- a CDS encoding DUF2200 domain-containing protein, translated to MLKEKIHKMSFAKIYPLYVNKAERKGRTKSEVDEIMRWLTGYSQKEIEAHIEMQTDLETFIEEAINFNPLSSLIRGVVCGVRVEDVEDPIIQKIRFLDKLIDELARGKSMEKILRKQK
- the rlmD gene encoding 23S rRNA (uracil(1939)-C(5))-methyltransferase RlmD, yielding MKKDRNIPVEKNKHYVMQVEDIGVNGEGIGKVKGYTLFVEGALPGEEVEVRAVKVKKNFGYGKLLKIIRSSEHRKEPSCAIAKRCGGCQLQHLSYEGQLQYKTKKVQDIMERIGGLKDIKVLPTLGMDEPYHYRNKAQFPVGKTEDLNIGFYARRSHDIINTDECEIGHPINKEIIRVIKGFIKAFDISVYDEVKHRGLIRHIVTRTSHHTGEIMACIVINGRSLPNTVTLIEALKAIEGVAGICLNYNQEKTNVILGKEIKMLWGKEKIVDYIGDLKFEISPLSFFQVNPIQTEVLYNRALEYAGLTGEEVVWDAYCGIGTISLFLAQKAKQVYGVEIVEPAIKDARNNADINGITNAEFFVGKAEVIIPEKYVEGIKADVIVVDPPRKGCDGKLLNTLVEMAPKRIVYVSCDPATLARDLKYLVEHGFEVDQVQPVDMFPHTTHVETVVKLNLTL